GCTTTGTAGGGTAATGCCGATGACGTCGAATGCTTTCAGTTCCAGTTTGCTTTCCAAGCCAAAAAGCGGGATTCCCTCACGGCGGAGGATATTGATCATATCTAACCATGGCAAATATACGCGGTCTGCCATGGCGTCCGGGATGCGGTTGACGATGCTATACAGGATTTTCAGCCCCAAATGCGAAATGCCCACTTCATAGACGTCCGGATAAGCAAAACAAAACTTCACACTCGCGTTGGCAGTATCCTTGCGGACGGCATTGATCTCATGGTCAATGTAGCGGGAGGGTTTGTTTACGAGAGGCAAAAAGCGTTCGATATCGATCTGTTTCATCACCGGACTGCTTACAATGATCTGATGTTGATATTGACGTTGTGGAGGTCGCCCCAGCGCATCAGATGTTTGCAGGCGGGGTGTTCCAAAAGGTTCAGATAAGTTTCCTCGCCGAGTTGCACCTGGAATTTGTCCTCAGGGCTGAGCTCTTCCAGATTACTCTCATAGCGGCATTGCTGAAGGTAATAACGGTCTCCGGGTTTGAGCATTTGCTGGATCATGCTGAGATCATGCAAGTTGAAAAGCCGCTCAAAGAGAGTAGTGCGAAATTCAAAATCTTTACCGCAGCCACGTAAAAGATCCATGCTGCGCTGGATGTCTTTGGTATCAATTTCATTGCCGGAGATCACGCTGTAAAGATTTTCCGGTGCTTTCACGTCCATCGCCCAATAATCAACCAAATCAGCTTTGATCA
The sequence above is drawn from the Candidatus Cloacimonadaceae bacterium genome and encodes:
- a CDS encoding anaerobic ribonucleoside-triphosphate reductase activating protein — encoded protein: MKIGGFQKFSLLDYPGQLAAIVFAQGCNFRCPYCHNPQLVDPQRFGTLIREADIFDFLLTRKGKLGAICITGGEPCMQPELIDFVRKLKEMDYLVKIDTNGSFPNLIENLIKADLVDYWAMDVKAPENLYSVISGNEIDTKDIQRSMDLLRGCGKDFEFRTTLFERLFNLHDLSMIQQMLKPGDRYYLQQCRYESNLEELSPEDKFQVQLGEETYLNLLEHPACKHLMRWGDLHNVNINIRSL